Genomic DNA from Desulfurellaceae bacterium:
CCAGTCCGAAAACCCGCCTGCTGCGTGACCCCTCGCGGACCATCCTCAGCTACAACACCAGCCCGGATGTCGGCTTTCGGGTCAGCCTCAACCCCTACCGCGGCTGTGAGCACGGCTGCATCTACTGTTACGCCCGACCGACCCATGAGTGGCTCGGACTGTCTGCCGGGCTGGACTTTGAAACGAATCTGCTGGTCAAACACGACGCGCCCCAGCTGCTGGATAAGGCTCTGGCCGCACCGTCCTGGCAGCCCCAGCCGATCTTTTTCAGCGGCATCACCGACGCCTACCAGCCGGTCGAGCGCCGGCTTGAGCTGACCCGGAGTTGCCTCAGGGTGCTGGCCGCCTATCGCAATCCGGTCAGCATTGTGACCAAGAGTGGTCTGGTGAGCCGCGACCGTGACCTGCTGGCTCAACTGGCCGAAGATCGGGCCATCCTGGTGTGTCTATCGCTGACCACGCTGAACGCCGAGCTGGCCCGGCGTCTCGAACCGCGGGCCTCGACCCCGACGCGTCGTCTGGCCGCCATTACCGCGCTGGCCGAGGCCGGCATTCCGGTTG
This window encodes:
- a CDS encoding PA0069 family radical SAM protein, coding for MERHSTSRLKGRGTPRNPTNRFETISYQPDPADPDGLDSGPDQPSPKTRLLRDPSRTILSYNTSPDVGFRVSLNPYRGCEHGCIYCYARPTHEWLGLSAGLDFETNLLVKHDAPQLLDKALAAPSWQPQPIFFSGITDAYQPVERRLELTRSCLRVLAAYRNPVSIVTKSGLVSRDRDLLAQLAEDRAILVCLSLTTLNAELARRLEPRASTPTRRLAAITALAEAGIPVGVMIAPIIPGLTDHEIPALLKAGAEAGAQFAGHTIVRLPYGVAELFGQWLEDHYPERKNAVLNRIRSIRRGKLNDARWKTRMRGEGVVAEPIHGLFSVMSRKAGLDRPFPQLSSAAFRRPGQARQLALFSTRQKT